AACAGCAGTTGCTCTTCACACGCGAAATAAAAATCGATCATCTGTGGCGTGTGATGCGTACCGTGATCGTCCCACAGAATATTGTCGCGGAACAGGTCACCGTGAATCACGCCACGCGGCAGCTTGAGCTTGTTAAAGTCGGCCTGATACGCAAGCTCAGAGGCAAGCAATGCCTTTTCATTTGTCGAAAGATGTGGCGCCAGGTCGCCGGCATATTCTTTCCACCACGAAAGCCCGCGCCAGTTGGGCATCTTCAGATGGAATGACGCGGCGGCTTCATGCATGCGCGCAAGCGCCACGCCCACGGCGCGACAATCCTCGGGCGTTGGATGCGAAATATCGTTGCCTGCCAGCCGGGTCACCAGCGCAGCCGGCTTGCCGTGAAGCTGCTGCAGGACGACGTGATCGATAGTTTGCAGGGGCGCCGCGCAAGGAATGCCGTTGGCGCGAAGGTGCGACATGAGCCCCATGTAGAAATTGAGGTCGGCGCGCGGAATCTTCTCGAAAATGGTCAGTACGTATCGGCCTTGTGTCGTGGTGACGAAGAAATTGGAATT
The Betaproteobacteria bacterium genome window above contains:
- a CDS encoding homoserine kinase; translation: MSVFTPVSVDEARAFVDPYRVGDIIDFQNIAAGVENSNFFVTTTQGRYVLTIFEKIPRADLNFYMGLMSHLRANGIPCAAPLQTIDHVVLQQLHGKPAALVTRLAGNDISHPTPEDCRAVGVALARMHEAAASFHLKMPNWRGLSWWKEYAGDLAPHLSTNEKALLASELAYQADFNKLKLPRGVIHGDLFRDNILWDDHGTHHTPQMIDFYFACEEQLLFDVAVTANDWCLEFSAYPAAKLNDANTRALLQGYASIRAFKPAERAAWPQMLRAAALRTWLGRLGYYHFPRDSELTHPKDHPFSERLLTHHIALAPQHLALMASLP